One stretch of Corvus hawaiiensis isolate bCorHaw1 chromosome 1, bCorHaw1.pri.cur, whole genome shotgun sequence DNA includes these proteins:
- the BET1 gene encoding BET1 homolog — protein MRRAGLGDAAAAGSYGYTNSGYSVYEEENDRLTESLRTKVSAIKSLSIEIGTEVKNQNKMLSEMENDFDSTGGLLGATMGRLRTLSRGSQTKLLCYMMLFSLFVFFVIYWIIKLR, from the exons ATGAGGCGCGCGGGGCTGG GtgatgcagcagctgcagggagctaTGGCTATACCAACAGTGGTTACAGTGTTTATGAAGAAGAGAATGACAGGTTAACAGAGAGTCTGCGTACGAAAGTCAGTGCCATTAAATCG ctTTCCATTGAAATTGGAACAGAAgttaaaaaccagaataaaatgtTATCAGAAATG gaGAATGATTTTGACTCTACGGGTGGACTTCTAGGTGCAACTATGGGCAGACTAAGAACACTCTCCAGAGGAAGCCAGACAAAGCTATTATGCTACATGATGCtcttttcattatttgttttttttgtaATATACTGGATTATTAAACTGAGGTGA